CGGGGGTTCCCGTCAGCGTGCCGGAAACACCCAGCTCAACCGTCACTCCGCTCGCATCCACTGCTCCATCACCGACAGCAGGTGATCGGGATCGACGGGCTTGGTCACATAGTCCGAGGCCCCCGACTCGATCGCCTTCTCCCGGTCGCCCTTCATCGCCTTGGCGGTCAGCGCGATGATCGGGAGCCCGGCGAACTGCGGCATCCTGCGGATCGCCGTGGTCGTCGCGTACCCGTCCATCTCCGGCATCATGATGTCCATCAGTACGACTGTCACATCGTCGTGCTGTTCCAGGACTTCGATGCCTTCCCGGCCGTTCTCCGCATACAGCACCGACAGCCCGTGCTGCTCCAGGACGCTCGTCAGCGCGAACACGTTGCGGATGTCGTCGTCGACGATCAGCACCTTCTCGCCGTCGAACTGGATGCTGCGGCGCGGCTGCTGCGGAGCCTCCTGTTCCGCCGCCGCCCAATGCCCGTTGGCCCTGGAGGACGCGTTCAGTTCGGTCACCGACACAGCCCTGCGGCGCCGCCTGAAGAGCGCGGCGGGCCCGTTCTGCGCCTCGTGGTACGACTTCACCTCGGCCGGCGTCTCGATGCCCGCCCCCGCCAGCTCCGCCTCGGAGGCCAGCAGCTCGCCGACCTCCAGGGACGGCGCCAGCTGCGCGTAGCCCTGCGGGGGCAGTTCACTCGGGTGCAGCGGCAAATACAGCGTGAACGTCGAGCCACGGCCCGGCTCGCTCTGCGCGTGGATCTCCCCGCCGAGCAGTCGCGCGATCTCCCGCGAGATGGACAGCCCCAGACCCGTACCGCCGTACTTGCGGCTGGTCGTGCCGTCCGCCTGCTTGAACGCCTCGAAGATCACCCGCATCTTGCTGGCCGCGATTCCGATGCCCGTGTCGGTCACCGAGAACGCGATCATGTCGGCGTCCGCGTCCCGCAGCGAGCCCGCCTCCAGCAGCTGCTCCCGGATGGCCACCGGGACCTCCGCGCCGGCCGGCCGGATGACCAGCTCGACCGCTCCCGAGTCGGTGAACTTCACCGCGTTGGACAGCAGGTTGCGCAGCACCTGGAGCAGTCGCTGCTCGTCGGTGTGCAGCGTGGCGGGCAGGTCCGGCGAGACCCGTACGGAGAAGTCGAGGCGCTTCTCCGCGGTCAGCGGACGGAAGGTGGCCTCCACGTAGTCGACGAGCTGCACGAGCGCGATGCGCGTCGGGGAGACGTCCATCTTGCCCGCCTCGACCTTCGACAGGTCGAGGATGTCGTTGATCAGCTGGAGCAGGTCCGAGCCCGCCCCGTGGATCGTCTCCGCGAACTCGACCTGCTTCGGGGTGAGGTTGGTGTCCGCGTTGTCGGCGAGCAGCTTGGCCAGGATCAGCAGCGAGTTGAGCGGCGTACGCAGCTCGTGCGACATGTTGGCGAGGAACTCGCTCTTGTAGCGCATCGACACGGCGAGCTGCTCGGCGCGCTCCTCCAGGACCTGCCGCGCCTCCTCGATCTCCGTGTTCTTGACCTCGATGTCGCGGTTCTGCTGGGCCAGCAGCTCGGCCTTCTCCTCCAGCTCCGCGTTGGACGACTGAAGCGCCTTCTGCCGGTTCTCCAGCTCGGCCGAGCGCTCCCTCAACTGCTCGGTCAGCTCCTGCGACTGCTTCAGCAGCACCTCCGTCTTGGTATTGACGGAGATGGTGTTGACACTGGTCGCGATCATCTCGGCGATCTGGTTGAGGAAGTCCTTCTGGATCTGCGTGAACGGCGTGAACGACGCCAGTTCGATGACCCCGAGCACCTTGCCCTCGAACAGCAGCGGCAGCACGATCACCTGCGCGGGCGGCGCCTCGCCGAGCCCGGAGGAGATCTTCAGATAGCCGCTCGGCGCGTTCTCCACGAGGATCGTGCGCTTCTCCTCGGCAGCGGTCCCGACCAGCGCCTCACCGGGCCGGAAGGAGGTCGGCATGGAGCCCATGGAGTAGCCGTACGAGCCGAGCATGCGCAGCTCGTACGCGTTGTCCGGGGCGCCTCCCGGGTCCTTGCCGTCGACCGTCCGCATCGCCAGGAAGAACGCGCCGTGCTGTGCGGTGACGACCGGCGTCAGCTCACTCATGATCAGCGAGGCCACGTCGTCGAGGTCCCGGCGGCCCTGCATCAGGGCGGAGATACGGGCAAGGTTGCCCTTGAGCCAGTCCTGTTCCTTGTTGGCGATCGTGGTGTCGCGCAGGTTGGCGATCATCTTGTTGATGTAGTCCTGAAGCTCCTGGATCTCGCCGGAGGCGTCCACGTCGATCTTCAGGTTGAGGTCGCCGCGGGTCACCGCGGTCGCCACGCGCGCGATGGCACGCACCTGCCGGGTGAGGTTCCCGGCCATCTCGTTCACCGACTCGGTGAGGTCGCGCCAGGTGCCGTCGACGTCACGCACGCGTGCCTGGCCGCCGAGCTGGCCCTCCGTACCCACCTCACGGGCGACCCGGGTGACCTCCTCGGCGAAGGACGACAGCTGGTCGACCATGGTGTTGATCGTCGTCTTGAGCTCAAGGATCTCGCCGCGGGCGTCGATGTCGATCTTCTTGGTCAGGTCGCCCTTGGCGATGGCCGTCGTCACCATGGCGATGTTGCGCACCTGACCGGTCAGGTTGGACGCCATCCCGTTCACCGACTCGGTGAGGTCCTTCCAGGTACCGGCCACACCCGGCACCCGCGCCTGTCCGCCGAGGATGCCGTCCGTACCCACCTCACGGGCCACCTTGGTGACCTGGTCGGCGAACGAACTCAGTGTCTTCACCATGGTGTTGAAGGTGTCGGCGAGCTGCGCGACCTCGCCGCGCGCCTCGATCGTCACCGTCCGCGTCAGGTCGCCGTTGGCGACGGCCGCCGCGACCTGGGAGATGTTCCGCACCTGCACGGTCAGGTTGTTGGCCATCAGGTTGACGTTGTCGGTGAGGTCCTTCCAGATGCCCGTGACGCCGGACGCGTGGGCCTGGCCGCCGAGGATGCCCTCGGTGCCCACCTCGCGGGCCACCCGGGTCACCTGCTCGGCGAACGACGACAGTTGATCAACCATGGTGTTGACCGTCGTGACGAGTTCGAGGATCTCGCCCTTCGCGTCAACAGTGATCTTCTTCGACAGGTCGCCCTTGGCGACGGCGGTCGTGACCTCGGCGATGTTGCGCACCTGGATCGTCAGGTTGTTCGCCATGAAGTTCACGGACTGCGTGAGGTCCTTCCAGGTGCCGGAGACACCCTGCACCTCGGCCTGACCGCCGAGCATGCCCTCCGTACCCACCTCGCGCGCGACTCGCGTGACCTCCTGGGCGAACGACGACAGTTGATCAACCATCGTGTTCAGGGTGTTCTTGAGCTCCAGGATCTCCCCGCGCGCGTCCACGGTGATCTTCTGGGACAGGTCGCCCCGGGCCACCGCGGTCGCCACCTGGGCGATGTTGCGCACCTGGGCCGTGAGGTTGCCGGCCATGCCGTTCACGGAGTCGGTGAGATCCCGCCACACACCGGCGACGCCGGGCACCTGCGCCTGACCGCCGAGGCGGCCCTCCGTACCCACGTCACGGGCGACCCGGGTCACCTGGTCGGCGAAGGCCGAGAGCTGATCGACCATGGTGTTGATCGTGTTCTTCAGCTCAAGGATCTCGCCGCGCGCGTCGACATCGATCTTCTGGGACAGGTCACCCCGGGCCACGGCAGTCGTCACCTGGGCGATCTGCCGCACCTGGGACGTCAGGTTGCCGCCCATGAAGTTGACGGAGTCGGTGAGTTCCTTCCACGTACCGGACACGCCGTCCACGCGCGCCTGACCGCCGAGGCGGCCCTCCGTACCCACGTCACGGGCCATCCGCGTCACCTGGTCGGCGAAGCTGGACAGCTGGTCCACCATCGTGTTCACGGTGTTCTTCAGCTGAAGCATCTCGCCGGAGACGTCGACGGTGACCTTCTGGGACAGGTCACCGTTGGCCACAGCGGTCGTCACCTGGGCGATGTTCCTCACCTGTCCGGTGAGGTTCCTGAACGCCGTGTTGACGGAGTCCGTCAGGTCCTTCCACGTACCCGCCGCACCCGGCACCTGGGCCTGGCCGCCCAGCTCACCCTCGACACCGATCTCCCGCGCCACCCGCGTGACCTCGGCACCGAACGCGGACAGCTGGTCGACCATCCCGTTGACGGTGTTCTTCAGCTCCAGCATCTCGCCGGCGACCTCGACGCTGACCTTCTGCGACAGGTCACCGCTGGCCACAGCGGTCGTCACGGCGGCGATGTCCCGCACCTGGGTGGTGAGATTCCGGAAGACCGTGTTGACGGAGTCCGTCAGGTCCTTCCATGTACCCGCCGCACCCGGCACATTCGCCTGCCCGCCGAGCCGCCCCTCGCCACCGACCTCGTTGGCGACCCGGGTGACCTCGTCCGCGAACGTCCGCAGCGTCTCGGTCATCTGGTTGATCGTCTCGGCGAGCTGG
The DNA window shown above is from Streptomyces sp. NBC_01451 and carries:
- a CDS encoding HAMP domain-containing protein, which codes for MESGAATRGTKTRAKGGQPLSNRRKPRNGTTEVDTASLDRLLSALESMRDGNFRKRLTVSGDGVMSEISAVFNEVADRNLHLTGELSRVRRMVGREGKLTERLEAGASEGSWAVAIDASNALVDDLVRPVSEVGRVLSAVAEGDLSPRMELRAPAADGSGHPLRGEFLKVGRTVNNLVDQLSTFTDEVTRVASEVGTEGKLGGQAQVRGMSGSWRDLTDSVNTMAYRLTAQVRDIALVTTAVAKGDLSRKVTVHVAGEMLELKNTVNTMVDQLSSFSSEVTRVAREVGTEGELGGQAQVPGVDGVWKDLTDSVNLMAGNLTAQVRGIAQVTTAVANGDLSQKVTVSARGEVAQLAETINQMTETLRTFADEVTRVANEVGGEGRLGGQANVPGAAGTWKDLTDSVNTVFRNLTTQVRDIAAVTTAVASGDLSQKVSVEVAGEMLELKNTVNGMVDQLSAFGAEVTRVAREIGVEGELGGQAQVPGAAGTWKDLTDSVNTAFRNLTGQVRNIAQVTTAVANGDLSQKVTVDVSGEMLQLKNTVNTMVDQLSSFADQVTRMARDVGTEGRLGGQARVDGVSGTWKELTDSVNFMGGNLTSQVRQIAQVTTAVARGDLSQKIDVDARGEILELKNTINTMVDQLSAFADQVTRVARDVGTEGRLGGQAQVPGVAGVWRDLTDSVNGMAGNLTAQVRNIAQVATAVARGDLSQKITVDARGEILELKNTLNTMVDQLSSFAQEVTRVAREVGTEGMLGGQAEVQGVSGTWKDLTQSVNFMANNLTIQVRNIAEVTTAVAKGDLSKKITVDAKGEILELVTTVNTMVDQLSSFAEQVTRVAREVGTEGILGGQAHASGVTGIWKDLTDNVNLMANNLTVQVRNISQVAAAVANGDLTRTVTIEARGEVAQLADTFNTMVKTLSSFADQVTKVAREVGTDGILGGQARVPGVAGTWKDLTESVNGMASNLTGQVRNIAMVTTAIAKGDLTKKIDIDARGEILELKTTINTMVDQLSSFAEEVTRVAREVGTEGQLGGQARVRDVDGTWRDLTESVNEMAGNLTRQVRAIARVATAVTRGDLNLKIDVDASGEIQELQDYINKMIANLRDTTIANKEQDWLKGNLARISALMQGRRDLDDVASLIMSELTPVVTAQHGAFFLAMRTVDGKDPGGAPDNAYELRMLGSYGYSMGSMPTSFRPGEALVGTAAEEKRTILVENAPSGYLKISSGLGEAPPAQVIVLPLLFEGKVLGVIELASFTPFTQIQKDFLNQIAEMIATSVNTISVNTKTEVLLKQSQELTEQLRERSAELENRQKALQSSNAELEEKAELLAQQNRDIEVKNTEIEEARQVLEERAEQLAVSMRYKSEFLANMSHELRTPLNSLLILAKLLADNADTNLTPKQVEFAETIHGAGSDLLQLINDILDLSKVEAGKMDVSPTRIALVQLVDYVEATFRPLTAEKRLDFSVRVSPDLPATLHTDEQRLLQVLRNLLSNAVKFTDSGAVELVIRPAGAEVPVAIREQLLEAGSLRDADADMIAFSVTDTGIGIAASKMRVIFEAFKQADGTTSRKYGGTGLGLSISREIARLLGGEIHAQSEPGRGSTFTLYLPLHPSELPPQGYAQLAPSLEVGELLASEAELAGAGIETPAEVKSYHEAQNGPAALFRRRRRAVSVTELNASSRANGHWAAAEQEAPQQPRRSIQFDGEKVLIVDDDIRNVFALTSVLEQHGLSVLYAENGREGIEVLEQHDDVTVVLMDIMMPEMDGYATTTAIRRMPQFAGLPIIALTAKAMKGDREKAIESGASDYVTKPVDPDHLLSVMEQWMRAE